Proteins encoded by one window of Archaeoglobus veneficus SNP6:
- a CDS encoding 2-isopropylmalate synthase yields MRTVSVFDTTLRDGEQTPGVAFPLNYKIQIAKQLDKLGVDVIEAGFPAASKGEFEAVKTIANLGLSSKICALARIVKYDIDAALDSEADMVHIFISTSKIQIEHTIQKSREEIVRLAVDAVEYIKDHGRICMFSAMDATRTEIDYLKQIYKAVEDAGVDIINVPDTVGVATPFKFYDLIKELREHLNVPIDVHCHNDFGLAVANTYAAVLAGADEVQVTVNGIGERAGNAALEEVVMTLHGLEGIKTNIKTEYLVETSKLIERFSGIKVPPNKPIVGANAFSHESGIHAHGVLKDARTFEPGVITPEMVGHKRRIVIGKHAGRHQIKKILEDAGYQVDEERLTKIMEKVKELGDKGKKVTDLDLFAIAEVVLGELKKEEKAILVDEVTVLTGNRITPTAVINAEVEGKKKVTSAIGVGPVDAALNAVKELAGESMRIKLTEFRMDAITGGSDALAEVYVTVEDDEGNSFTARGAGADIVMASIEAVIHAVNYLMLMKKKKKHD; encoded by the coding sequence ATGAGGACAGTATCTGTGTTTGACACGACACTAAGAGATGGCGAGCAAACACCGGGGGTTGCGTTCCCCCTGAACTATAAGATACAGATAGCGAAGCAGCTCGACAAGCTGGGTGTTGACGTAATTGAAGCGGGATTTCCCGCGGCCTCGAAGGGTGAGTTCGAGGCTGTTAAGACGATTGCAAACCTCGGTTTGAGTTCCAAGATCTGTGCTCTTGCAAGAATCGTTAAGTACGATATTGATGCTGCTTTGGATTCCGAAGCTGATATGGTTCACATATTCATCTCAACCTCAAAGATACAGATAGAGCACACTATCCAGAAAAGTCGGGAGGAGATAGTAAGGCTTGCCGTCGATGCGGTCGAATATATTAAAGATCACGGCAGAATCTGCATGTTCTCGGCAATGGATGCTACACGAACAGAAATCGATTATCTCAAGCAGATTTACAAGGCCGTTGAAGATGCAGGCGTTGACATAATCAATGTCCCGGATACCGTTGGAGTTGCAACTCCCTTCAAGTTTTACGACCTGATAAAGGAGCTCAGAGAGCATCTGAATGTCCCCATCGACGTTCACTGCCACAACGATTTTGGCTTAGCCGTAGCGAACACCTATGCTGCAGTTCTCGCTGGAGCTGATGAAGTTCAGGTAACAGTCAACGGAATAGGTGAAAGGGCTGGCAACGCGGCGCTTGAAGAAGTCGTCATGACTCTCCACGGCCTCGAAGGTATAAAGACCAACATAAAAACGGAATATCTTGTGGAGACCTCAAAGCTCATCGAGCGCTTCTCCGGCATAAAGGTTCCGCCGAACAAACCAATAGTCGGAGCGAACGCATTCAGCCACGAGAGTGGAATCCATGCCCATGGTGTGCTGAAGGACGCAAGAACCTTCGAGCCAGGAGTTATAACGCCAGAAATGGTGGGGCACAAGCGCAGAATCGTCATTGGAAAGCACGCTGGTAGGCACCAGATAAAGAAGATTCTGGAGGATGCTGGCTACCAGGTGGATGAGGAAAGGCTGACAAAGATAATGGAGAAGGTCAAAGAGCTGGGAGACAAGGGCAAGAAGGTGACCGACCTCGATCTGTTTGCCATAGCGGAAGTTGTACTCGGAGAGCTGAAGAAGGAGGAGAAGGCAATACTCGTCGATGAGGTTACGGTGCTGACGGGCAACAGGATTACTCCGACAGCTGTAATCAACGCGGAAGTTGAAGGAAAGAAGAAAGTTACGTCTGCAATAGGTGTTGGGCCGGTGGATGCTGCACTCAACGCTGTCAAGGAGCTTGCTGGAGAGAGCATGAGGATTAAACTCACGGAGTTCAGAATGGATGCCATAACCGGAGGAAGTGATGCACTCGCAGAAGTATATGTTACGGTGGAGGATGACGAGGGCAACTCGTTCACAGCCAGAGGAGCGGGAGCAGACATAGTAATGGCGTCTATAGAGGCAGTCATACACGCCGTGAACTACCTCATGCTGATGAAGAAGAAAAAGAAGCACGATTGA
- a CDS encoding cation-translocating P-type ATPase translates to MRWHSLTPEEVMELLKTSPEGLSDEEARARLEEYGYNVISEAKRVTALRIFIAQFKNVLIVLLIFASLLSLAIGELIDAAMIVAIVVLSALLGFYQEYKAERTLEALKELSAPKAKVLRDGRVVEINASEVVPGDILVVEAGDRIAADARVIESVSLTVDEAVLTGESEPVEKTAEVVEVGTLPEMKNIIFAGTICVFGRGKAVVFATGNQTEFGKIAEMLKGVEEEETPLQRNLRNVAKVLAYAAVLVCVLVIALGLLRGYKAVEMAIWGISLAVAAVPEALPAVVTICLSAGVWKMAKRNVIVRKLHAVETLSSVSVICTDKTGTLTEGKMRAVEVFFDGRTHPISPNTKSKTFEMLMLAISLCNNNASPTEKALLEAARTVVKAEYRRISEIPFSSERKMMTTINDVDGRRLAFTKGAPEVVLNICSRIMVDGKVVELDESRREEIRKAVESMASLALRVIAAAYGEEAEKNMIFLGLVGLIDPPRPEVKEAIENASRAGIRTVVVTGDNPITAKAIAEKLGISGRVLTGEVLSRMSDEELAEIVEDIAIYARVSPGHKLKIVNAWKQRGYVVAMTGDGVNDAPALKAADVGIAMGSGTEVAKEASDIVLVDNNYASIIAAVEEGRGIYLNIKKFLTSILSSNAPEVGIMLIALALAMPIPLLPVQILWINLITDGIPAIALSIDPKPSDLMRRKPRRIGESIFTPEVKALILGVTVFITAVTLGVFRSFEDVLKAQTVAFTLLVFLELFNTLNARALDRSLLEVGLLKNKVLAASIPLLILLQFAVVQVESLRTAFHTTALSVHEWAILLLISATIVPAVEAGRIVAKFIKLSPGS, encoded by the coding sequence GTGCGCTGGCATTCTCTGACACCCGAAGAAGTCATGGAACTTCTTAAAACTTCTCCTGAGGGGCTTAGTGATGAGGAGGCAAGGGCGAGGCTCGAAGAGTATGGCTACAACGTTATAAGCGAGGCAAAACGAGTTACAGCGCTCCGAATATTCATTGCTCAGTTCAAAAACGTCCTGATAGTTCTCCTGATTTTTGCGTCACTTCTCTCCCTCGCAATAGGGGAGTTAATTGATGCTGCGATGATTGTTGCCATCGTCGTTCTTTCAGCCCTTCTCGGCTTCTACCAGGAATACAAGGCGGAGAGGACGCTTGAAGCTCTTAAAGAGCTGTCTGCCCCGAAAGCGAAGGTTTTGAGAGATGGAAGGGTTGTGGAAATAAACGCGAGTGAGGTTGTGCCAGGTGACATCCTTGTAGTCGAAGCGGGGGACAGAATTGCAGCAGATGCGAGAGTAATCGAGTCCGTAAGCCTTACAGTTGATGAAGCGGTTCTAACGGGCGAGAGTGAGCCGGTGGAGAAAACTGCAGAAGTAGTTGAAGTGGGAACGCTGCCCGAGATGAAAAATATCATCTTCGCTGGCACCATCTGCGTTTTTGGAAGAGGTAAGGCCGTTGTCTTTGCAACTGGAAATCAAACGGAGTTTGGAAAAATCGCAGAAATGTTAAAAGGAGTTGAGGAAGAGGAGACACCACTCCAGCGAAATCTGCGTAACGTTGCGAAAGTTCTTGCGTACGCAGCAGTGCTTGTTTGCGTTCTCGTAATTGCACTCGGGCTTTTAAGGGGATACAAAGCGGTTGAAATGGCTATTTGGGGTATAAGCCTTGCAGTTGCTGCTGTTCCCGAGGCGTTGCCTGCCGTGGTAACCATCTGCCTCAGTGCGGGCGTATGGAAGATGGCGAAGAGGAACGTAATAGTCAGGAAACTTCACGCAGTCGAAACACTTTCTTCTGTCAGCGTGATATGTACAGATAAGACCGGGACGCTCACTGAAGGTAAGATGAGGGCTGTTGAAGTCTTCTTCGACGGACGAACACATCCCATATCTCCCAATACGAAATCCAAGACGTTTGAAATGCTGATGCTCGCCATATCCCTCTGCAACAACAATGCAAGTCCCACTGAGAAAGCTTTGCTTGAAGCTGCAAGAACCGTTGTTAAGGCTGAGTACAGAAGAATTTCCGAGATACCCTTCTCCTCTGAAAGAAAGATGATGACAACAATTAACGATGTCGATGGAAGGAGACTTGCGTTCACCAAAGGCGCTCCCGAAGTCGTTCTTAACATCTGCAGCAGAATAATGGTTGACGGCAAAGTCGTTGAGCTTGACGAATCGAGAAGAGAGGAAATAAGAAAAGCTGTTGAATCCATGGCCTCCCTGGCTTTGAGGGTTATAGCTGCAGCATACGGCGAAGAGGCGGAGAAAAATATGATTTTTCTTGGCCTCGTTGGCTTAATAGACCCTCCTCGTCCAGAGGTTAAAGAGGCTATTGAAAATGCAAGCAGAGCAGGAATAAGAACCGTAGTCGTGACGGGGGACAACCCGATTACGGCTAAAGCAATTGCCGAAAAGCTCGGAATAAGTGGTCGGGTTCTGACCGGTGAAGTGCTGAGCAGAATGAGCGACGAAGAGCTTGCTGAGATTGTAGAAGACATAGCGATTTATGCAAGGGTTTCGCCAGGGCACAAGCTGAAAATTGTCAATGCGTGGAAGCAGAGAGGCTACGTTGTTGCAATGACTGGCGATGGAGTGAACGATGCTCCCGCTTTGAAGGCTGCCGATGTTGGCATCGCGATGGGTTCAGGCACGGAAGTTGCAAAGGAGGCGAGCGATATAGTTCTTGTTGACAACAACTACGCGAGCATAATCGCGGCCGTGGAAGAAGGTAGGGGAATATACCTGAACATAAAGAAGTTCCTTACGTCCATTCTCTCATCCAATGCTCCCGAGGTCGGCATAATGCTAATAGCCCTCGCTCTAGCCATGCCCATCCCACTTCTGCCCGTCCAGATTCTGTGGATAAATCTGATAACTGATGGCATTCCTGCGATAGCTCTGAGTATAGATCCAAAGCCATCCGATTTGATGAGGCGAAAACCGAGAAGGATAGGAGAAAGCATCTTTACGCCAGAGGTGAAAGCTCTCATTCTTGGCGTGACGGTCTTCATCACGGCGGTGACACTTGGGGTATTCAGAAGCTTTGAAGACGTTTTGAAGGCACAAACTGTGGCGTTCACACTCCTCGTATTCCTTGAGCTATTCAACACTCTGAATGCCAGAGCTCTCGACAGGAGTCTTTTAGAGGTTGGTCTGCTGAAGAATAAAGTTCTTGCAGCCTCGATTCCTCTTTTAATCCTGCTCCAGTTTGCAGTTGTGCAGGTAGAATCACTGAGAACGGCGTTTCACACAACCGCTCTCAGCGTGCATGAGTGGGCGATACTTCTGCTCATTTCCGCTACCATTGTGCCCGCAGTTGAAGCTGGACGTATTGTTGCAAAATTCATAAAGCTGTCACCCGGCAGCTAA
- a CDS encoding TrpB-like pyridoxal phosphate-dependent enzyme → MSFDGRKVILDPEEMPREWYNILPDLPKPLPPPLHPVTKEPIKPSDLEPIFPKELIKQEMSDERWIRIPEEVLEVYRLWRPTPLIRAKRLEEALKTPAKIYYKYEGVSPPGSHKPNTAVAQAYYNMKEGVERLTTETGAGQWGSALSFATRLFDMKCTVYMVKVSYHQKPYRRILMETWGGEVIPSPSDRTESGRRILEKDPDNTGSLGIAISEAVEDAAKHENTNYSLGSVLNHVLLHQTIIGLEAKKQFELIDEKPDVLIGCVGGGSNFAGFCYPFIKDAEKEGIRIVAVEPAACPTLTAGEYRYDYGDTVGLTPLLMMYTLGHDFMPPPIHAGGLRYHGDAPTLSLLVAEGVIEAVAVKQIPTFEAGLLFARTEGIVPAPESNHAIRVAIDEALKAKEEGEEKVIAFNLSGHGYFDLAAYDDYLYGRLKDT, encoded by the coding sequence ATGAGCTTCGACGGGAGGAAGGTTATTCTTGACCCCGAAGAAATGCCGAGGGAGTGGTACAACATTCTGCCAGATCTGCCAAAGCCCTTGCCCCCTCCTCTGCATCCGGTAACAAAGGAGCCCATTAAACCCTCTGATCTGGAGCCGATTTTCCCCAAAGAACTGATAAAGCAGGAGATGAGCGACGAAAGGTGGATAAGGATTCCCGAGGAGGTTCTTGAGGTTTACAGGTTGTGGAGACCAACACCCCTCATAAGGGCTAAGAGGCTCGAGGAAGCTTTGAAGACTCCAGCAAAAATATACTACAAGTACGAGGGTGTAAGCCCACCAGGAAGCCACAAGCCGAATACCGCGGTAGCGCAGGCCTACTACAACATGAAGGAGGGCGTCGAAAGACTAACGACAGAGACGGGAGCAGGACAGTGGGGTTCAGCGCTGTCTTTTGCAACCCGACTCTTCGACATGAAGTGTACAGTTTACATGGTTAAGGTGAGCTACCACCAAAAGCCATACCGCCGCATTCTCATGGAGACGTGGGGTGGAGAGGTCATACCCTCGCCGAGCGACCGCACTGAAAGCGGAAGGCGAATTCTCGAAAAAGACCCGGACAACACCGGAAGTCTTGGAATAGCAATAAGCGAGGCTGTAGAAGATGCAGCAAAGCATGAAAACACGAACTACAGCCTTGGCAGCGTTTTGAACCACGTTTTGCTGCACCAGACTATTATAGGGCTTGAGGCAAAGAAGCAGTTCGAGCTTATAGACGAAAAGCCCGATGTGCTGATTGGGTGTGTAGGTGGTGGAAGCAACTTCGCCGGCTTTTGCTACCCATTCATAAAGGATGCAGAGAAAGAAGGGATTAGAATCGTTGCAGTTGAGCCTGCAGCTTGCCCGACGCTTACAGCTGGCGAATACAGATACGACTACGGTGACACTGTTGGCTTAACACCTCTGCTCATGATGTACACCCTCGGCCACGACTTCATGCCACCACCAATTCATGCCGGAGGGCTGCGCTACCATGGCGATGCACCAACGCTCAGCCTTCTCGTTGCAGAGGGCGTTATTGAGGCCGTTGCGGTAAAGCAGATTCCGACCTTCGAAGCTGGTCTGCTGTTTGCAAGAACCGAAGGTATTGTGCCGGCCCCAGAATCAAACCACGCAATAAGGGTCGCCATAGACGAGGCTCTGAAGGCGAAGGAGGAAGGCGAGGAGAAAGTGATTGCCTTCAACCTCAGCGGGCACGGATACTTCGATCTGGCAGCGTACGACGACTACCTGTACGGCAGGTTGAAGGATACGTAG